In the genome of Pantanalinema sp., one region contains:
- a CDS encoding TonB family protein: protein MAAPPRTRMPAVVAVSVGGHLLLAFFLMRVPVGQELIRKVIPIQMVQTEAPKPKPPEPKKEPPKAKVKGAKQAAKARPAASRPAASPTQPGNAAQTFGMSAGEGEGGTMAVPVGETLEAESTASAPAPLVLDVSDEAGATSALDRLPAPIGSLRVAYPEVARLSGQSGSAVVVAYVEADGRVASAEVVSSSNRTFAKAALDAVRGTRFKAAERNGVRVAASIRIPVRFELAEAKVEARIEPEPDADPADLAVPEATPSSATTGATP from the coding sequence ATGGCAGCTCCTCCTCGCACCCGCATGCCCGCGGTCGTGGCCGTCTCGGTCGGCGGCCACCTCCTGCTGGCCTTCTTCCTCATGCGCGTCCCGGTGGGCCAGGAGCTGATCCGCAAGGTCATCCCCATCCAGATGGTCCAGACCGAGGCCCCGAAGCCCAAGCCCCCCGAGCCCAAGAAGGAGCCGCCCAAGGCCAAGGTCAAGGGCGCGAAGCAGGCGGCAAAGGCGCGACCCGCCGCGAGCCGGCCCGCGGCAAGCCCCACCCAGCCCGGCAACGCCGCCCAGACTTTCGGCATGAGCGCGGGCGAAGGCGAGGGCGGCACCATGGCCGTGCCCGTGGGCGAAACCCTGGAGGCCGAGAGCACCGCCTCGGCACCCGCCCCGCTGGTGCTCGACGTCTCGGACGAGGCGGGCGCGACCAGCGCGCTCGACAGGCTTCCCGCCCCCATCGGCAGCTTGCGCGTGGCCTATCCCGAGGTGGCGCGCCTTTCGGGCCAGAGCGGTAGCGCCGTGGTCGTCGCCTACGTCGAGGCCGACGGCCGCGTGGCGAGCGCCGAGGTGGTCTCGAGCTCGAACCGAACCTTCGCCAAGGCCGCGCTCGACGCGGTGCGCGGCACCCGCTTCAAGGCCGCCGAGCGAAACGGCGTCAGGGTGGCCGCGAGCATCCGGATCCCCGTGCGCTTCGAGCTCGCCGAGGCCAAGGTCGAGGCCCGCATCGAGCCCGAACCCGACGCTGACCCCGCCGATCTCGCCGTCCCCGAGGCCACGCCCTCTTCTGCCACCACCGGAGCGACGCCCTGA